The following coding sequences are from one Dermacentor silvarum isolate Dsil-2018 chromosome 4, BIME_Dsil_1.4, whole genome shotgun sequence window:
- the LOC119450991 gene encoding F-box/LRR-repeat protein 12 isoform X2, whose product MWAVTQDVSSAAIANLKESSHGGSFHGRHAVTIDKLPDKVLLLIFSYLPQREVGRLARVCRKWRTVSADSRLWTHVSLRPEVSGLHVASIEKLLALIAVRFGASLRYIELPIELITHTVLHELGNKCPNLTHMLLDFSTAMQLHDFNDLHTFPTKLRVMCICLSEVIFMEGFMRKIYNFINGLEVLHLIGTYEKVEEEEEEIYEVINIHKIKSAVPNLRCVNMYGIAFVDDSHVEAFSSNCIQLECLSLNFCAKVTGSTLKLLFQRCKKLKTLLMQQTGLKAEHVMAADWENTNIQELDITATELPTECLSDLLSRLPNLRYLCAGQQDGFTDQVLKDWMEKGNIKNLIALDLDRNENLSEEALLKFLKVQGHMLQGLVLSGIPHLCEQFWQSTLQIIKKIRILVAGMATGCCKKIHQKIHIDSMLDAIANNCAEIERLEIGWDSETLRFSDRSSKAIDTVRVKCLRLRCLVLCDGKYFELVKSNFDRADRHTLVRSTTNCRVTLVYLLSCYKDLIFN is encoded by the exons ATGTGGGCCGTTACCCAGGACGTGTCCTCGGCGGCAATCGCCAACCTCAAGGAATCGAGCCACGGGGGCTCCTTTCATGGCAGGCACGCAGTG ACTATCGACAAGCTCCCGGACAAGGTGCTGCTGCTCATCTTCTCGTACCTGCCGCAGCGCGAGGTGGGCCGGCTGGCCCGCGTGTGCCGCAAGTGGCGCACGGTGTCGGCCGACTCGCGCCTCTGGACCCACGTGTCGCTGCGGCCCGAGGTTTCTGGCCTTCACGTGGCCAGCATCGAGAAGCTGCTAGCGCTGATCGCGGTGCGCTTCGGCGCTTCGCTGCGCTACATCGAGCTGCCCATCGAGCTCATCACGCACACCGTGCTCCACGAGCTGGGCAACAAGTGCCCAAACTTGACGCATATGCTGCTCGACTTCTCGACGGCCATGCAGCTGCACGACTTCAACGACCTGCACACCTTCCCCACCAAGCTGCGCGTCATGTGCATCTGCCTCTCCGAGGTCATCTTCATGGAGGGCTTCATGCGGAAGATATACAACTTCATCAACGGACTCGAGGTGCTCCACCTCATCG GAACATACGAGAAGGTtgaagaggaagaggaggaaaTATACGAAGTCATCAATATTCACAAGATTAAAAGTGCTGTACCGAACCTACGCTGTGTCAACATGTATGGTATCGCGTTTGTGGACGACAGTCACGTTGAAGCCTTCAGCAGTAACTGCATTCAACTGGAGTGCCTTTCACTGAACTTCTGCGCTAAGGTAACGGGTTCCACACTGAAGCTGCTCTTTCAGAGGTGTAAAAAGCTCAAGACTCTGTTGATGCAGCAGACGG GACTCAAGGCCGAGCACGTGATGGCGGCCGACTGGGAGAACACGAACATCCAGGAGCTGGACATAACAGCAACAGAGCTCCCTACAGAATGCCTTAGCGACCTGCTCTCTCGGTTGCCAAACTTGCGTTACTTATGTGCAGGCCAGCAGGATGGCTTCACTGATCAG GTCTTGAAGGATTGGATGGAAAAGGGGAACATCAAGAACCTGATCGCCCTGGATCTTGACAGGAATGAAAACCTGTCCGAGGAAGCGCTTCTGAAGTTCCTCAAGGTACAGGGCCACATGCTTCAGGGACTTGTTCTATCTGGCATTCCCCACCTGTGCGAACAATTCTGGCAAAGCACCTTACAGATCATCAAAAAGATACG GATTCTCGTTGCTGGAATGGCGACTGGCTGCTGCAAGAAGATTCACCAAAAGATTCACATCGACTCTATGCTTGACGCCATTGCCAATAACTGTGCAGAGATTGAGAGACTGGAGATCGGCTGGGACAGTGAAACGCTTCGTTTTAGCGACCGCAGCAGTAAGGCCATTGACACGGTGCGAGTTAAGTGTCTCCGCTTGCGCTGTCTGGTTCTTTGCGACGGAAAGTATTTTGAGCTGGTTAAGTCAAACTTCGATCGAGCGGACAGACACACGCTGGTTCGTTCTACAACAAACTGCCGGGTGACGCTTGTCTACCTTCTGTCGTGCTACAAGGATCTTATCTTTAACTGA
- the LOC119450991 gene encoding F-box/LRR-repeat protein 12 isoform X3 yields MLGVLDPALRLLLALGCLKTIDKLPDKVLLLIFSYLPQREVGRLARVCRKWRTVSADSRLWTHVSLRPEVSGLHVASIEKLLALIAVRFGASLRYIELPIELITHTVLHELGNKCPNLTHMLLDFSTAMQLHDFNDLHTFPTKLRVMCICLSEVIFMEGFMRKIYNFINGLEVLHLIGTYEKVEEEEEEIYEVINIHKIKSAVPNLRCVNMYGIAFVDDSHVEAFSSNCIQLECLSLNFCAKVTGSTLKLLFQRCKKLKTLLMQQTGLKAEHVMAADWENTNIQELDITATELPTECLSDLLSRLPNLRYLCAGQQDGFTDQVLKDWMEKGNIKNLIALDLDRNENLSEEALLKFLKVQGHMLQGLVLSGIPHLCEQFWQSTLQIIKKIRILVAGMATGCCKKIHQKIHIDSMLDAIANNCAEIERLEIGWDSETLRFSDRSSKAIDTVRVKCLRLRCLVLCDGKYFELVKSNFDRADRHTLVRSTTNCRVTLVYLLSCYKDLIFN; encoded by the exons ACTATCGACAAGCTCCCGGACAAGGTGCTGCTGCTCATCTTCTCGTACCTGCCGCAGCGCGAGGTGGGCCGGCTGGCCCGCGTGTGCCGCAAGTGGCGCACGGTGTCGGCCGACTCGCGCCTCTGGACCCACGTGTCGCTGCGGCCCGAGGTTTCTGGCCTTCACGTGGCCAGCATCGAGAAGCTGCTAGCGCTGATCGCGGTGCGCTTCGGCGCTTCGCTGCGCTACATCGAGCTGCCCATCGAGCTCATCACGCACACCGTGCTCCACGAGCTGGGCAACAAGTGCCCAAACTTGACGCATATGCTGCTCGACTTCTCGACGGCCATGCAGCTGCACGACTTCAACGACCTGCACACCTTCCCCACCAAGCTGCGCGTCATGTGCATCTGCCTCTCCGAGGTCATCTTCATGGAGGGCTTCATGCGGAAGATATACAACTTCATCAACGGACTCGAGGTGCTCCACCTCATCG GAACATACGAGAAGGTtgaagaggaagaggaggaaaTATACGAAGTCATCAATATTCACAAGATTAAAAGTGCTGTACCGAACCTACGCTGTGTCAACATGTATGGTATCGCGTTTGTGGACGACAGTCACGTTGAAGCCTTCAGCAGTAACTGCATTCAACTGGAGTGCCTTTCACTGAACTTCTGCGCTAAGGTAACGGGTTCCACACTGAAGCTGCTCTTTCAGAGGTGTAAAAAGCTCAAGACTCTGTTGATGCAGCAGACGG GACTCAAGGCCGAGCACGTGATGGCGGCCGACTGGGAGAACACGAACATCCAGGAGCTGGACATAACAGCAACAGAGCTCCCTACAGAATGCCTTAGCGACCTGCTCTCTCGGTTGCCAAACTTGCGTTACTTATGTGCAGGCCAGCAGGATGGCTTCACTGATCAG GTCTTGAAGGATTGGATGGAAAAGGGGAACATCAAGAACCTGATCGCCCTGGATCTTGACAGGAATGAAAACCTGTCCGAGGAAGCGCTTCTGAAGTTCCTCAAGGTACAGGGCCACATGCTTCAGGGACTTGTTCTATCTGGCATTCCCCACCTGTGCGAACAATTCTGGCAAAGCACCTTACAGATCATCAAAAAGATACG GATTCTCGTTGCTGGAATGGCGACTGGCTGCTGCAAGAAGATTCACCAAAAGATTCACATCGACTCTATGCTTGACGCCATTGCCAATAACTGTGCAGAGATTGAGAGACTGGAGATCGGCTGGGACAGTGAAACGCTTCGTTTTAGCGACCGCAGCAGTAAGGCCATTGACACGGTGCGAGTTAAGTGTCTCCGCTTGCGCTGTCTGGTTCTTTGCGACGGAAAGTATTTTGAGCTGGTTAAGTCAAACTTCGATCGAGCGGACAGACACACGCTGGTTCGTTCTACAACAAACTGCCGGGTGACGCTTGTCTACCTTCTGTCGTGCTACAAGGATCTTATCTTTAACTGA
- the LOC119450992 gene encoding NHL repeat-containing protein 2: protein METRADYPTSLLKLRNSQEEFENKFYAAEECERNAIAARYIAEVSSSDEPFIVTDLGTDLEWMNTSRPLVASDLRGRVVVLDFFTFCCINCQHVLPIVKRLEQEFPIHSGLLVVGVHSAKFDHEKQLSNVSKALMRLGIIHPVVNDAQSSLWNRLKINCWPTLVVLGPSGQALLFLVGERAIQLLIPFCRVAMDHFLPSSLSSLPLAPGALPAGILCFPAKMCATDTRLIIADTGHHRIVITDHSGKVLNVVGGSEPGYQDGPLDGALFNEPNGVQWRDPHFILVADTGNHAIREVNLQSSSVSTLAGTGQQGEDTMGGHTGLQQELNSPWDVCLVDDIVFIAMAGLHQIWAFFLRDQVLFGKRTCSEGTCVCIAGSGAEGNRNNSYPLRATFAQPSGLCFQPPASLYIADSESSSIRVLSLKDGTVKNVVGGGLDPTDLFCFGDADGVALDAKLQHPLGVAWSTVKGRLYVADSYNHKIREVDVEKRLCKTFVGGASGRTLSESHSQSARLNEPGGLCMFGGKMYIADTNNHCVKVVDLDSGSIEVLAIAAPQATDCDGLSEERVSEESASEESVSEGKCVSSVTLSPGGHLCLRFEPPVGLAVGAPNRWKEHCNLQRKPLLN from the exons ATGGAAACGCGTGCCGATTATCCAACGTCATTGCTCAAGCTTCGAAACAGTCAAGAAGAGTTTGAAAATAAGTTCTATGCGGCAGAAGAATGCGAGCGAAATGCAATCGCCGCAAGATATATCGCCGAAGTGTCAAGTTCCGACGAACCTTTCATCGTCACTGACTTGGGGACGG ATTTGGAGTGGATGAACACATCGCGACCTCTGGTGGCCTCCGACCTGCGCGGCCGGGTCGTCGTGCTGGACTTCTTTACGTTCTGCTGCATCAATTGCCAGCATGTACTGCCCATCGTGAAACGTCTGGAGCAAGAATTCCCCATCCACTCTGGACTCCTGGTGGTTGGGGTGCACTCGGCAAAGTTTGACCATGAGAAGCAGCTGAGCAATGTCAGCAAAGCCCTAATGCGCCTTGGCATCATTCACCCAGTAGTAAACGATGCCCAAAGCTCTCTTTGGAATCGTTTGAAGATCAACTGCTGGCCCACATTAGTTGTCCTTGGACCATCAGGACAGGCGCTGCTGTTTCTTGTGGGTGAAAGGGCGATTCAGCTTTTGATACCCTTCTGTCGGGTGGCAATGGACCATTTCCTTCCTTCGTCTCTAAGCTCGTTGCCATTGGCCCCGGGTGCTCTTCCCGCAGGGATTTTATGCTTTCCAGCCAAAATGTGTGCCACTGACACAAGACTCATCATTGCAGATACTGGTCATCACCGCATCGTCATCACGGATCATAGTGGTAAGGTACTTAATGTGGTGGGAGGTTCCGAGCCTGGTTATCAAGATGGTCCTCTAGACGGAGCTCTGTTCAATGAACCAAATGGTGTTCAATGGCGGGATCCTCACTTCATTCTTGTTGCTGACACTGGGAACCATGCCATCCGTGAGGTCAACCTTCAGAGCAGCTCAGTGAGCACCTTGGCTGGGACAGGACAACAAGGTGAAGACACCATGGGAGGCCACACAGGACTACAGCAGGAGCTCAACTCACCATGGGACGTCTGCTTAGTGGATGACATAGTGTTCATTGCAATGGCTGGCTTGCATCAGATCTGGGCTTTCTTTCTTCGAGATCAAGTGCTGTTTGGAAAACG GACTTGCAGTGAAGGCACATGTGTGTGTATTGCTGGAAGCGGTGCTGAAGGGAACAGAAATAACAGCTACCCTCTCAGAGCAACATTTGCCCAGCCATCGGGGCTTTGTTTTCAGCCACCAGCATCTCTGTACATTGCAGACAGTGAGAGTTCATCCATAAGAGTGCTGTCGTTGAAGGATGGGACAGTTAAAAATGTTGTTGGCGGAGGCCTGGACCCTACG GACCTGTTCTGCTTTGGGGATGCAGATGGTGTAGCCTTAGATGCAAAGCTTCAGCACCCCCTCGGTGTTGCCTGGAGCACTGTCAAGGGAAGGCTTTATGTGGCCGACAGCTATAACCACAAAATACGAGAAGTGGACGTGGAAAAGCGACTGTGCAAAACATTTGTTGGAGGTGCAAGTGGTAGAACTTTATCCGAATCACATTCACAATCAGCGAGGCTCAATGAACCCGGAGGTTTGTGCATGTTTGGAGGCAAAATGTACATTGCGGATACAAATAATCATTGCGTCAAGGTTGTTGACCTAGACTCTGGTTCTATTGAAGTGCTTGCCATTGCTGCTCCACAAGCCACTGACTGTGATGGATTGAGTGAAGAAAGGGTGAGTGAAGAAAGTGCGAGTGAAGAAAGTGTGAGTGAAGGAAAGTGCGTGTCCAGTGTAACACTATCACCCGGAGGCCACCTGTGTCTTAGGTTCGAGCCTCCAGTTGGCCTAGCTGTTGGAGCTCCAAACCGATGGAAG GAACACTGCAACCTGCAACGCAAGCCACTGCTGAATTGA